The window TCCCCCTTTCAGCGTTACTGATCTTTTATTGTCGGCAATGACAGCCTTAGGGTTGCTGACAGATTTTACCGGCCTGGGGGTTTTCACCGTAAGCGTATACATCATCTCATCCATCATGCCCAGCATACCTTTTACCTCGGCCAGTTTGGGATCAGCCATCAGGCTATCGTAACGCGCTTTATTGAGGGTACGGCTGTACCTGCTGTCTGTAAGCTTAACATCGTACACGCTTCCAAGTTTGTCGATCCCGGAGCTTTCCCCTCCACCCTGGCCATTCGCACCGCCACCAAGTCCCTTGAATGCGTTATTCATGAAATTGTTCTGGTTCATGGCCTCCATGAGCTTATTCACCTGCGCGGCATTTTTAAATGGAACTTTCATGTTCAACTTAAAGATATTCTCCTGCATGTTCATTTTCATGTTCAGTACCCCATCGCGCATCAGTTCCTTTGTTTCAGGGCTTACATCGCTTGCCGTATCCAGGTAGGACCTCATCATGATGGTAGTGTCCATGGATTTTTCCATTCCTTCTTTTTTCAGGTCTTCTTCAGAGGCGAATGATTTCAACATTTCTATCATCTTGCTCATGTCAGTGTCGACAGTGATCTGTCCGGAACCATCAGGTTTCAGTTCCACTTCTTCACTGATCTCCAGGCAGGAGACAAAGAACAGGGCCACCAGCGCCCCGATAAAAATCTTCAGGTGTTTCATAATCGCAATTGTAGTCTTGTCAAGTTAAGCGTTCCCTTTGATATCTACCCTATAATGTGTGGTAAATTGTTTGGATGTTCCAGGCTGCAATAAAACAAGGCCCATTTTATTGTTGAAACAATCGGGTGCGCCGGAGAGATTTTCCAGGGCTATACTTTTCCTGTGGTCAGGGGTATAGATCTGGAGATAAGGATAGTTTTCGTCAGTGGAAATAGTCAGATGCAATCCATTCTTAGGATTCACGAGTTGGCAGGCGTTAGCATATTGTCCCTCCTGCAACAGGAAGCAATTGTCCAGTTTGGTATCACCGAATTTGGCCAGGTCATTGAATCGGTCATAGTCAAGGATGCGGCCTGTTGGAATGAGTTTTTCATCAAACTCCACCATGCCTTCACTAGGGAACTGCAAGAGGTAATCGTCTACAGTATCGCCAAGCGTAAAATAGGGATGCCAGCCATCAGCCATCGGAAGGTCCTGTTGGTCAAGGTTGGTAACTGTTGTCTGCAATTGAAGGGTCCTGTTGGGGAAAAGGGTATAACGTATGTTGCAGCTATAATGGAAGGGATAACCGGGATCATCTGCATGGTATTCGTATTCCATCAATACAGAGCAATGGTAATCGGTTACTGTGGTCTCCTTTACCTGGAATGGTTTATTGAATAACAACCCGTGAATGGCGCTGCCGTCAATGAATTTGTTCTGGAACTCAAATAACTGTCCCTTCCAGGTGTATTGTCCATTGGGGATCCTGCAGGCAAAAGGCGACATCTTACTGCTCTTGTAGCTCAGTGACAGGGTTTGGGCAATGGCTGCACTATCTTCATAGTTATCGATGATATTCATTGATTGGCCATGCCATGATACGGTCAATGCATCCAACATGGCGCCATGGTCAATGGCAATGGCAGCTGTAACAGCTTCCTTTTCGTTATGAAGTTGGATAAGGTGGATGCCTTTGCGTTCGGAGGTGGTAATGGAAAATGACATAGTGACTAGGGTTCTGCTTTATTCTGGTAAATATACCCCCAAGCGGCAATAATCCCACCAGGCATTGGCGTGATAGCGCATAAAAAAGGATGGGTGCTCCCCATCCTTTTTTATTTTATTGTAGCCATAGTTTTATGCAGGTTTAGCGTTCTGCCCATGCCCCATTTTCCTTGAGCAGGTTGATCAGTTCCTCTACTGCTACTTCACTTTCCACATTTCGTTTGACGATCTCCTTTCCTTTGTAAAGGGTGATCTTGCCCGGGCCGCTGCCTACATAGCCGAAGTCCGCATCGGCCATTTCCCCTGGTCCATTCACGATGCAGCCCATGATGGCGATCTTCACCCCTTTCAGGTGGTTGGTCACGGCGCGGATCCTTGCAGTGGTCTCCTGCAGGTCGAAAAGCGTCCTGCCGCAACTCGGGCAGGAAATATATTCTGTCTTTGATATCCTCGTACGTGTGGCCTGCAGGATGGAGAATGCCGTATTGTTGGTGAACTGGTAGATGTCCTTTACTTCCAGGTAAGTACGTCCGCTCACTTTGATGGTATCCATGGTTGCCTTTGAGGAATATCCCAGGCATATGCCATCGCCAAAACCATCCAGTAGCAGGGAGCCGGTCTCCGTTGCGAAATGGATCAGGTGCTCATCGGGTGTATGGTGATTGCTATCCGTCATCAATACAACCGGGTTATTGATCTTCCTGGCCTGCAGTTCCATGAACATGCGCCGAACGGATTGCATCGCATTCTGGTTGGTACTGCTCAGGCAAAGCACAACCGCAGGGTCATTGGCCAGCTTGTCCAGGTAGGGAGTGTCATTGAAAGGGGTGTCATCATTGTAGCAATCTACCATCACAAAGTTGAGTGCTTCATCCTTGATACTGGCATTGCAATACCCGCTATCCTGGAAGATGGGATAGTATTGGCCTGATGAAGGTGTTTTGCCGGTCATGGCTTGTTCCCATGTTTCAGGGTAACAGATGACGCCCAGGGTGCCCGGTAAGGAGAAGTTGAGTGTCTGGTGTCCGGTGAAAATATAATCTGCAGCGGCATCACCGATGCTCCACTTGTCAGTGGCTTCATCGTAATGGTAGCCGATACTCTCCAGGTGATGGGGGGTGATGGAATCGATCCTGCTAAGGTCTGCGATCACGACCGGTACCTGTTTGCCACCAATGTTCTTAATGGCCATGCTTTCCCTTCTTTGATAGGTGAAGGGGGAATAAGGCAGCTTGCCTGCATCTATTGCCGGAACCCTGCTGGGCTCTTTTTCAGGTTGGGCTGCGGGTTGGTTGGCATAGCGCTTCACCAGGTCACGGCATACCGGGATCTCGAATTCGGGATCTTCGGTTAGGGATACCCGTATGGTATCGCCAATACCGTCTTCCAGCAACGAGCCAATACCGATGGCAGACTTGATCCTTCCATCTTCACCGTCGCCGGCCTCAGTAACACCGAGGTGCAAGGGGTAGCATTCTCCAAATTCCTGGTCCATTTGCTGGATCAGCAACCGGTAGGCCTGCACCATTACCTGTGGGTTGCTGGCCTTCATACTCAGGACGATATTGTGGTAGCTCTCTAGCCTGGCGATGCGCAGGAACTCCATGGCGCTTTCCACCATTCCCATGGGGGTGTCGCCATAGCGACTCATGATCCTGTCGCTCAGGGAGCCGTGGTTGGTGCCAATGCGCATGGCCGTTCCGTATTCCTTGCAGATCTTTACCAGCGGGGTAAACCTTTCGCGGATACGTTCTATTTCCTCCGCATATTCGGCGTCGGTGTATTCGATCTGTTCAAACTTCTTCTTGTCAACATAGTTGCCGGGGTTCACCCTCACTTTCTCCACGATCCTGGCCGCAATTTCGGCGGCATTGGGCGTGAAGTGGATATCT is drawn from Flavihumibacter rivuli and contains these coding sequences:
- a CDS encoding aldose 1-epimerase — protein: MSFSITTSERKGIHLIQLHNEKEAVTAAIAIDHGAMLDALTVSWHGQSMNIIDNYEDSAAIAQTLSLSYKSSKMSPFACRIPNGQYTWKGQLFEFQNKFIDGSAIHGLLFNKPFQVKETTVTDYHCSVLMEYEYHADDPGYPFHYSCNIRYTLFPNRTLQLQTTVTNLDQQDLPMADGWHPYFTLGDTVDDYLLQFPSEGMVEFDEKLIPTGRILDYDRFNDLAKFGDTKLDNCFLLQEGQYANACQLVNPKNGLHLTISTDENYPYLQIYTPDHRKSIALENLSGAPDCFNNKMGLVLLQPGTSKQFTTHYRVDIKGNA
- the ispG gene encoding (E)-4-hydroxy-3-methylbut-2-enyl-diphosphate synthase, which codes for MQAYCESLTSYKRLITKEVKIGDLLLGNGHPIRVQTMTTTDTMDTIATVEQTIRCIEAGAELVRITAPSKKEAENLLNIRNELKKRGYAVPLVADIHFTPNAAEIAARIVEKVRVNPGNYVDKKKFEQIEYTDAEYAEEIERIRERFTPLVKICKEYGTAMRIGTNHGSLSDRIMSRYGDTPMGMVESAMEFLRIARLESYHNIVLSMKASNPQVMVQAYRLLIQQMDQEFGECYPLHLGVTEAGDGEDGRIKSAIGIGSLLEDGIGDTIRVSLTEDPEFEIPVCRDLVKRYANQPAAQPEKEPSRVPAIDAGKLPYSPFTYQRRESMAIKNIGGKQVPVVIADLSRIDSITPHHLESIGYHYDEATDKWSIGDAAADYIFTGHQTLNFSLPGTLGVICYPETWEQAMTGKTPSSGQYYPIFQDSGYCNASIKDEALNFVMVDCYNDDTPFNDTPYLDKLANDPAVVLCLSSTNQNAMQSVRRMFMELQARKINNPVVLMTDSNHHTPDEHLIHFATETGSLLLDGFGDGICLGYSSKATMDTIKVSGRTYLEVKDIYQFTNNTAFSILQATRTRISKTEYISCPSCGRTLFDLQETTARIRAVTNHLKGVKIAIMGCIVNGPGEMADADFGYVGSGPGKITLYKGKEIVKRNVESEVAVEELINLLKENGAWAER